CCGCCGGGAGGTGGCGGTCACCGGCCCGGCGCAGCCGATCGCGAACCCGCCGAACGGCAATCCGGCCGCCATCTCCTCGGTGCCGTTCGCCGGCGGGCTCGCCTCGCTGCTGGACGGGGTGGCCGGCGACGTGCCGGGCCAGCACGCCCGGTTCGAGTCGAAGCCGCTGGCCGACGCGGTCGACGTGGCGGGCACGCCCACTGTCACCCTGCGGGCCGCCTCACCGACCGGCGAGGCGGTGCTCTTCGTCAAGCTCTACGACGTCGACAAGGACGGCGCGGCCACCCTGCCGAACGGGCTGGTCGCCCCGGTCCGGCTCACCGGCCTGCCGCAGCGGGTGCAGGACGCCCGCCCGGTCACCGTGACGCTGCCCGGGATCGTCCGCCGGGTCGAGGCCGGGCACCGGCTGCGCGTCGTCGTGGCGACCTCCGACCAGGCGTACACCACGCCGGCCCAGCCCACCGTCTACACGGTGGCGGCGGACGGCGCGGTCAGCCTGCCCACGGTCAGCGGGGAACCGATCCCCACCACGGCGACGATCTGGCGCTGGGTGCTCGCCGGCCTGCTCGCCGCCATCGTGATCGGGCTCGTCGTGGTCGTGGCCGTGGTCCGCCGCCGGCACCGCCGGCAGGACCGCTCCGTGCACCCGGAGTACGCGGGCACGCCGCTGGCCGTGCGCCGGCTGCGCAAGGAGTACGCGGACGGCTTCGTCGCGGTGTCGAACGTGGACTTCGAGGTGCACCCGGGCCAGGTGGTGGGTCTGCTCGGGCCGAACGGCGCCGGCAAGACCACCACCCTGCGGGTGCTTATGGGGTTGACCCAGCCGACCGCCGGGGAGATCTACGTCTTCGGTCGCCGGCTGGTGCCCGGCTCGCCGGTACTGTCCCGGATCGGCGCGCTGGTGGAGGGCCCCGGTTTCCTGCCGCACCTGTCGGGTCTGGACAACCTGAAGGCGTACTGGCGGGCCACCGGGCGGCCGTGGGAGGACGCGCAGTTCGACGCGGCGCTGGAGATCGCCGGGCTGGGCGACTCGGTGCACCGGAAGATCAGGAACTACAGCCACGGGATGCGCCAACGGCTCGCCATCGCCCAGGCCATGCTTGGTCTTCCCGAGCTGCTGGTGCTGGACGAGCCCACCGACGGGCTCGATCCGCCGCAGATCGCCGAGATGCGCCGGGTGCTCCAGCGGTACGCCACGGACGGCCGGGCGGTGCTGGTCTCCAGCCACCTGCTGGCCGAGGTGGAGCAGACCTGCACGCACGCGGTGGTGGTGAACAAGGGCCGGATCGTGGCGTCCGGGCCGGTGGAGGAGATCGTGGGCGAGTCGCCGAGCGTCCTCTTCGACGTCACCGACCCGGTGGCGGCGCGGGCGGTGCTGGACCGGCTGCACGGGGTCCGGGTCCTGCCGGAGAGCGACGGTCAGCTGGTGGTCGACACCAACGGCACGGCCCGCAGCGACGTGGTGGCCGAGTTGGTGCGCGCCGGTATCGGGGTGGACCGGGTGGTGCCTCGGCGGCGCCTGGAGGACGCGTTCCTCGCCCTGGTGGGCGAGAACTCTCGGGGAAGCGGTGACCGGTGATGGCTGTTACTGACGCGGGTGAGGCCCGCGGTTATCGGCCGTCGGCCACCATGCCGTTCGGCGCGGAGTTCCGCCGGCAGGCGTCGCGGCGGAGGACCCAGCTGGCGCTCGGGTTCATGGTGCTGCTGCCGCTGATCATCCTGGTCGCCTTCCAGTTCAACTCGGGCGGCGACGACGACAACGGCAACAACGAGTTCGCCAGCCTGGTCGACCTGGCCACGTCCGGCGGGCTCAACTTCACCCTGTTCTCGATCTTCGTGTCGGCGTCGTTCCTGCTCGTGGTCGTCGTCGCGCTGTTCTGCGGCGACACGGTGGCCAGCGAGGCGAGCTGGGGCAGTCTGCGCTACCTGCTGGCGATCCCGGTGCCCCGGGCCCGGCTGCTCGCCGTGAAGCTGGTGGTCGCGCTCGCGTACTCCGGGCTGGCCCTGCTGTTGCTGGCCGGCACCGCACTGGCCGCGGGCACCCTGCGATACGGCTGGTCGCCGCTGCGCAGCACGGTCGCCGCCGAGCTGGAGCCGACCGAGGGGCTGCTCCGCCTGCTGGCCGTGCTCGGCTACCTGGCGGTCGTGCTGCTGGCGGTGGCCGGCCTGGCGTTCCTGCTGTCGGTGACCACGGACGCCGCGCTGGGCGCGGTGGGCGGCGCGGTGCTGCTCTGGATCCTGTCCAGCATCCTGGACCAGATCACCGCCCTCGGCGCGCTGCGTGACTTCCTGCCCACCCACTTCAGCACCGCCTGGCTGGGGCTGCTCTCCACCCCGGTGCAGACCGACGACGTGGTGCGCGGCTGCATCTCGGCGATCAGCTACGCGACGCTGTTCTGGGGACTGGCGTTCTGGCGCTTCACCCGCAAGGACATCACCTCATAGCCGGCTGTCCGGTGTTGGCGGCGGCGGCGGCGGCGGGGCCGGCCGGGTCGGTACCGGCGTGTACGGGTCGGCCTTCTTCCAGGCGCTGACGCCGATCCGGCCGGTGTTGCCCACGTCGATCGGGCCGTCCGGGTCGACGTCCTCGGCGGGCTGCCCGGCGGCGGGGGCGACCCGCAGGTATTCCCCGTTGGTGGCCACCACCGTCGAATCGGTGACCAGGTTGCGCCAGAGCACCACGGCGGTGGCCCGTTCCCCGGCTTGCAGGGTGACCTCCCGGGGCGGCTGGTCGAAGCCCGGCGTGATCCCCTTCGCCCCGGGCAGCACGCGCAGGATGATCAGCTTGCGGTCCTCGTCCAGCACCCGCGGCGCCGGGTATCCCTTGACCCGGTAGGGGCGGTCACCGCAGTTGACCAGCTCCAGGCCGAGGGCGCGCAGCCCCATGGCGGCGTCCGATCCGGTCGACCGGATCCGGACGCCCGATTCGGGGCACCAGAACGGCGGGCTGACGTACGCCGACGGTGTCGGACTCGCCGCGGTGGTGAGCCCGGGCCGCGCGTTCGGGCCGTCCCCGGCCTGGCCCCGATGGTCGGCGGGAGCGCATGCGCCGACCAGGAGAACGGTCAACGCCGCCGCGCTGGGGATGGTGCGCCGTGCTGCCGTGCCGCGGGAAGCCATTCGATCATCCTCACCCATCCGAGCGTCCCGTCGCCGCCCGGCCCGGCCCGGCTCCTGGTGTGCCTTTGGAGCTGAATCGTTTGGGACATCGCCGCCGGGGTCAGGTGACACCGGCCTGGTGAGCCACTTCGTTCCGCCGACATCTCGGTAACCACAGGACCTGGACGCCGCAACGTCGGCGATACGGAGTGGATCATGCAGGGAGTCGCCCAGGCCCGCGAAGCCGCCGCTCTGGCGATGTCGTAAACGACTCAGCTCCAAAGCGCTCGGATGGTGCGTGCCCATCCGGCGCGCAGCGCGCGGGCGTCGTCGCAGCGCGCGAGGCTGACGTGGCGTCAGGCCGGTGGGCGGGGGGCGAGGACCGCGTCCAGCAGGCCGGGGTAGAGGCGGTCCAACTCCTCGCGGCGGAGGCGGACGTAGCGGCTGGTGCCGGCGGCCCGGGTGCGGGTCAGGCCGGCCTCGCGCAGCACCTTCAGGTGGTGACTGCGGGTCGCCTTGGAGACGCCGATCTCGAAGGTGTTGCAGGCGTACTCGCCGCCCTCGGCGAGCGCCCGCACGATCTGTAGTCGTACGTCGTCGGCGAGCGCGGCCAGCACGGCGGTGACCGGCACGGCGGCCAGGTCGGGTTCGTGCAGCTCCATGTGACCAGTGTAACCGTTGTTCGACAATTGTCGAACAACGTCCTAGGGTCGGTGCCGTTGGTTCGACGATACTCGAACATAGGAGCTGACGATGCGATCCCGCGCCGCCGCCTACCCGCTGCTCGCCGTGCTCAGTTGGGGAGCGATGTTTCCGATCCTGGCCAGCGCGCTGACCTGGGTCGACCCGCTCAACCTGACCACCGCCCGCTACCTGCTGGCCGCAGTCATCCTGGTCGGCGTCCTGCTGCTCCGCGAGGGCGCCGGCGCGCTGCGGCTCGGCGGGCGGGCGGTCGAGGTGGCGGTGCTCGGCGTGGTCGGCTTCGCCGGCTTCAACGTGCTCACCAACCTGGCGCTCGGGCACGCCGCACCGCAGCTGGTCGCCCTCTTCGTGGCGACCACCCCGGTCATCACCCAGTTGGTCCGCTGGGTCCGCGACGGCGTACGCCCGAAGCCGCTCCTGCTGGCCCTCTCCCTGGTGGCGCTTCTCGGCGTCGGCCTGGTGATCACGCGCGGGAGCCTGGCCGGGCTCGGTCAGTTCGGCCTCGGCGGTCTGATGATGGTCGGCGCGGTGCTCGGCTGGGCGATCTACACCCACGGCGCCAGCCGGTTCGACGGCTGGTCGCCGCTGCGTTACACCACCCTCACCGCGCTCACCGGCACGGCCGCCATGCTCGCCGCGAGCGTGTTCGCCGACGGCGTCGGCTGGCAGCACGCGCCGGCCCCCGCCGACCTGGTGGCGGTCGCGCCGCAGTTGGCGTACGCCGTGATCCTGGGCGCCGTGGTCGCGGTGCTGGCCTGGAACACCGGCGTGCAGCGGCTCGGTACCGCCAACGCCGCGCTGTTCATGAACCTGGTCCCGGTGACCACCTTCGCGGTGCAGATCGCCCGTGGCTACCGGCCGGTCGGGATTGAGCTGGCCGGGGTGGCGCTCACCATCGCCGCCCTGGTCGCCGCCAACGTGGCGACCCGCGCCCGCACCGCCCCCGCATACCAGGCGACCGCCGTCGCCGACCGGGTGGCGGTCGTCGACCCGGTCGCGGTGGTGAACCGCTAGCTAGGCCGGCCGGGTCAGTTCGACGGCGACCAGACCGGGGACGCGGTTCAGCACGATCAGGTAGTCGCCGACCTGACCCTCCTCCCGCTCGGGCTGGGCACCCCCGCTGGTGGTGATCCGGCGGTCCAGCCAGGCGTCGAGGCTGTCGCGGTCCGTGCCGGCGGCGAGGGCCCCGAGGGCACAGTCGTCGATGAACCGCCGCCCCTCGCTGGTGAGCGGCCGACCGCCCGGTCCACTGGCCCCGCAGTACACGCGGCGTAGCCGCTTCTCCTGGTCGAGAAACAGCGTCACCTGGCGGGTTCCGCCGGCCGGGTCGCCGGCCGTGCCACTCTGGCGGGTCGCCGAGCCGAAGTACGGATTGGTGTAGACCCGCAGCTTCCACCGCTGTGTCAGCCGTCTCATCAGCGCCTGCGGATCGACGCCGGGCAAGACCGTGTCGCCGTTGTCGAAGGGTGAGCGGGTCGGCGCCGGCTTGTCCCCGTCCACAGCGGCGCCAGGCGCCGCGGGGGCCTCCGCGGTCGGCGCACCGGTGCCCGGCCCGACCGCGCCCGGGGTGCCGGGGGCGGCAGCGCCGCCGCTCGGCGTGTTCCGCTCGGCACCGCGCCGTACCGGCGGGTCGGAGGTCTGCCGGGCGACGACGACCGCCGTGGTGACCAGGGCCGCGATGGCGAGCACGAGAGCCAGCCACCACAACGGTCGCCGACGCCGGTGCTGTTCTGGAGGGTCGGCCGCAGGGTGCGCGGTGGCGTGCTCAATGGTCATGCGGTTGCCACCATGCCCCACCATGCCCGATCCCCGTTTCATCCGCCCCGCCGAGCCGTCGGGGTGCGCTCGATGTCTATCACGAGACATCGACAGACTCAAGTCTGTCGCGGCCACCGA
Above is a window of Micromonospora coriariae DNA encoding:
- a CDS encoding DUF4232 domain-containing protein, giving the protein MASRGTAARRTIPSAAALTVLLVGACAPADHRGQAGDGPNARPGLTTAASPTPSAYVSPPFWCPESGVRIRSTGSDAAMGLRALGLELVNCGDRPYRVKGYPAPRVLDEDRKLIILRVLPGAKGITPGFDQPPREVTLQAGERATAVVLWRNLVTDSTVVATNGEYLRVAPAAGQPAEDVDPDGPIDVGNTGRIGVSAWKKADPYTPVPTRPAPPPPPPPTPDSRL
- a CDS encoding ArsR/SmtB family transcription factor, with the translated sequence MELHEPDLAAVPVTAVLAALADDVRLQIVRALAEGGEYACNTFEIGVSKATRSHHLKVLREAGLTRTRAAGTSRYVRLRREELDRLYPGLLDAVLAPRPPA
- a CDS encoding alpha/beta fold hydrolase, translated to MRSPSPAAWFRRALPTRRRAIAAAAVVVLLVAAVTWAVWPRGSGVRTESGMLTVRSGPAGDQPVDLDTTFYLPTDASSDHQVPAVLLAHGFGGTKESVRSDAEEFAGRGYAVLTWTARGFGRSGGEIHLDNPDYEVRDAQRLLDWLAARPEVRADGAGDPKVGVVGGSYGGGLALLLAAQDRRVDAIVPMITWNDLSRAFLPESTGGAPTEGVFKKGWAGLFFGGGGNVGSGPAGFSGGTAAQPQGAPASAGPPSPGPGAGPGTGPGGAPAGAADPSCGRFAADVCAAYLRIATTGRADQAAVDLLRRSSPAGVLDRIKAPTLLVQGEADTLFPLGEADANARGIAASGTPVRVAWFTGGHDGGSGPRSDEDRVKFLTVQWLDHYVKGEGDPPGDDFTWSRIAGFDALDRGLVATGFRRADYPGLTGNARREVAVTGPAQPIANPPNGNPAAISSVPFAGGLASLLDGVAGDVPGQHARFESKPLADAVDVAGTPTVTLRAASPTGEAVLFVKLYDVDKDGAATLPNGLVAPVRLTGLPQRVQDARPVTVTLPGIVRRVEAGHRLRVVVATSDQAYTTPAQPTVYTVAADGAVSLPTVSGEPIPTTATIWRWVLAGLLAAIVIGLVVVVAVVRRRHRRQDRSVHPEYAGTPLAVRRLRKEYADGFVAVSNVDFEVHPGQVVGLLGPNGAGKTTTLRVLMGLTQPTAGEIYVFGRRLVPGSPVLSRIGALVEGPGFLPHLSGLDNLKAYWRATGRPWEDAQFDAALEIAGLGDSVHRKIRNYSHGMRQRLAIAQAMLGLPELLVLDEPTDGLDPPQIAEMRRVLQRYATDGRAVLVSSHLLAEVEQTCTHAVVVNKGRIVASGPVEEIVGESPSVLFDVTDPVAARAVLDRLHGVRVLPESDGQLVVDTNGTARSDVVAELVRAGIGVDRVVPRRRLEDAFLALVGENSRGSGDR
- a CDS encoding ABC transporter permease, with amino-acid sequence MAVTDAGEARGYRPSATMPFGAEFRRQASRRRTQLALGFMVLLPLIILVAFQFNSGGDDDNGNNEFASLVDLATSGGLNFTLFSIFVSASFLLVVVVALFCGDTVASEASWGSLRYLLAIPVPRARLLAVKLVVALAYSGLALLLLAGTALAAGTLRYGWSPLRSTVAAELEPTEGLLRLLAVLGYLAVVLLAVAGLAFLLSVTTDAALGAVGGAVLLWILSSILDQITALGALRDFLPTHFSTAWLGLLSTPVQTDDVVRGCISAISYATLFWGLAFWRFTRKDITS
- a CDS encoding DMT family transporter — encoded protein: MRSRAAAYPLLAVLSWGAMFPILASALTWVDPLNLTTARYLLAAVILVGVLLLREGAGALRLGGRAVEVAVLGVVGFAGFNVLTNLALGHAAPQLVALFVATTPVITQLVRWVRDGVRPKPLLLALSLVALLGVGLVITRGSLAGLGQFGLGGLMMVGAVLGWAIYTHGASRFDGWSPLRYTTLTALTGTAAMLAASVFADGVGWQHAPAPADLVAVAPQLAYAVILGAVVAVLAWNTGVQRLGTANAALFMNLVPVTTFAVQIARGYRPVGIELAGVALTIAALVAANVATRARTAPAYQATAVADRVAVVDPVAVVNR